From the Fulvia fulva chromosome 2, complete sequence genome, one window contains:
- a CDS encoding L-tryptophan decarboxylase: MFEEVPQYTPYKQDPTGAPTLRSFDEMLLVLDHILREGPPFYDRKRPTTAMGLVGTPINAILNWPIATLSGHQFFLSPIVNAELKQVLDTWAKFLGTSESQACLGGWLSSEGREAIAQAGNDGKTNYTFEQLFQYPNASAPYLGYTSWDSYFVRKFQDGIRPVEAPDNGPLDPRYPDPTAVVTNACESAPLQVQSGVQLFDTFYLKNQPYSLTNMLNFSPLAHQFVNGTVYQAYLSALSYHRWHAPVSGRVLKIENVPGTYYSSNLYTGFFASNGSAPDPAAPNESQPYISAVATRGIIYIQANNPKIGVMATVFIGMAEVSSCEFTVEEGDMLEKGDEIGMFHYGGSSHVMVFRPGVELRFVNPGPWSIEAEENFPVRSALAAVS, translated from the coding sequence ATGTTCGAGGAAGTCCCGCAGTATACACCATACAAACAAGACCCAACAGGAGCTCCAACCCTCCGCAGCTTCGACGAAATGCTTCTCGTACTAGACCACATCCTGCGAGAAGGGCCTCCCTTCTACGACAGAAAGCGGCCCACAACAGCAATGGGCCTCGTGGGAACACCCATAAACGCAATCCTGAACTGGCCCATCGCAACACTGTCAGGTCATCAATTCTTCCTCTCCCCCATCGTCAACGCGGAACTTAAGCAAGTCCTCGACACGTGGGCGAAATTTCTAGGCACATCAGAATCCCAGGCGTGCCTCGGTGGCTGGCTCTCATCAGAGGGAAGAGAGGCCATAGCCCAGGCCGGTAACGATGGCAAAACAAATTACACCTTCGAACAACTCTTCCAATACCCCAACGCTTCAGCGCCTTATCTCGGCTATACCTCCTGGGACTCCTACTTCGTCCGTAAATTCCAGGATGGGATTCGACCCGTGGAAGCACCAGATAACGGACCCCTCGATCCTCGATACCCAGACCCCACGGCGGTTGTTACCAATGCCTGCGAGTCTGCGCCGCTGCAAGTCCAGTCGGGAGTTCAGCTGTTTGATACATTTTACCTTAAGAATCAACCGTACTCGTTGACGAATATGCTCAACTTCTCACCCCTCGCGCACCAGTTCGTCAACGGTACTGTCTATCAGGCATATCTCAGCGCCTTATCCTATCATCGCTGGCATGCACCTGTCAGTGGCAGGGTGCTCAAGATTGAGAATGTGCCTGGGACGTACTACAGTTCAAATCTCTACACGGGCTTCTTCGCATCTAATGGAAGCGCTCCAGATCCGGCAGCTCCCAACGAATCCCAGCCATATATCAGTGCTGTGGCGACGAGGGGGATTATATACATCCAAGCCAATAACCCGAAAATTGGTGTGATGGCGACGGTGTTTATCGGGATGGCGGAGGTGAGTAGTTGTGAGTTCACGGTGGAGGAGGGGGATATGCTGGAGAAGGGGGATGAGATTGGGATGTTTCATTATGGGGGGAGTAGTCATGTTATGGTCTTTCGGCCGGGGGTGGAGTTGAGGTTTGTTAATCCTGGGCCGTGGAGTATTGAGGCGGAGGAGAACTTTCCGGTTAGAAGTGCGTTGGCGGCGGTTTCGTAG